From Pseudomonas sp. B21-028, one genomic window encodes:
- a CDS encoding phosphate ABC transporter substrate-binding protein translates to MGFLKRAGCAVAGITLCAGSTFVMADVVVIVSTANPVKTLASNQVANIFLGKASRFPEGGQAIPIDQPEGAAVRDEFYTRYTGKSAAQLKTHWSKIIFTGRGQPPDTVSNSAEVKTHVAGNPAAIGYIDAREVDDSVRVVPADPQ, encoded by the coding sequence ATGGGGTTTCTCAAGCGCGCCGGATGCGCCGTGGCGGGAATCACCTTGTGCGCAGGCAGCACGTTCGTCATGGCTGATGTGGTGGTGATCGTCTCGACGGCCAACCCGGTAAAAACCCTGGCGAGCAACCAGGTGGCGAATATTTTCCTGGGCAAGGCCAGTCGCTTTCCCGAGGGCGGGCAGGCCATTCCAATCGACCAGCCTGAAGGCGCTGCCGTGCGCGATGAGTTCTACACCCGATACACCGGCAAATCCGCCGCACAACTCAAGACGCACTGGTCAAAAATCATATTTACCGGTCGGGGCCAGCCTCCGGATACTGTTTCGAACAGTGCGGAAGTCAAGACGCACGTGGCCGGTAATCCCGCTGCCATTGGCTATATCGATGCGCGCGAAGTGGATGACAGCGTCAGGGTAGTGCCGGCCGATCCGCAATGA
- a CDS encoding bifunctional diguanylate cyclase/phosphodiesterase, with translation MSIQRTSGLRLAPGITASEYTASKGPSHVFRDRLGHLREAYILLPLLSALLLFALWSATLYLIKVEQTRAQRNAAAVSQEIGATYEAQILRAVREIDQTLKLVKYAYEAEGERTPLPRLKERALLPPALLFDVSVVNVDAKLLASTRANETDPVRDRDELRTLRNNDTLLISRPWKDPLTEEWRLRFSRRLNTPDGTFSGIARVEVDAAYFASSYDASKLGERGVLGLLGTDGIFRVRRTGESIQAGDTVNYEALVPDTEDIQTSLLTNSWDGVRRYTSARQLYDLPLAVIVGLSEEEQLVVVNRQAQTYLRRAAGVSLLLVLLAGLLSRMSWQLAQSRLQAAEAKVAYAERVEYLAYHDALTALPNRSLFSKLLIQHIHEAHRYQRQMAVLFLDLDRFKQINDTLGHDAGDQLLQEVANRLKACLRESDIVARLGGDEFVVLLPQLSDEKYVAATAQKILAAIARPFNLRGKEFRVTASIGISLFSRDGQDEQTLKKNADIAMYQAKQQGKNTFQFYSEKLNAESLERQTLEFGLRHALERNEFRLHYQAKRDIRSGQITGMEALLRWEHPDLGLVAPMQFIPVAEETGLIVPIGKWVLRTACEQNVAWQQQGLPHLCIAVNLTARQFVDEHLLSDLATILTDTGMDARLLELEITESLLMQDVRKTLQVLTGLKELDIRIAIDDFGIGYSSLSALKQFPLDSIKIDRSFIRDVTSQAEDRALTEAIITMGRSLSLTVVAQGVETKEQADFLRDNACDEFQGFYFNKPVPADQFKVLLQAQTVRTNTDV, from the coding sequence ATGTCGATCCAACGGACAAGTGGACTGAGACTGGCTCCCGGTATCACGGCATCCGAGTACACCGCGTCCAAGGGACCGAGCCATGTCTTCCGTGATCGGCTCGGCCACCTCAGGGAAGCCTATATCCTGCTTCCGCTGTTGTCCGCCCTGCTCTTGTTCGCTCTCTGGTCCGCCACCCTCTACCTCATCAAGGTCGAGCAGACCCGTGCCCAGCGCAACGCCGCCGCCGTCAGCCAGGAAATCGGCGCCACCTACGAAGCGCAGATACTGCGTGCGGTCCGGGAGATCGACCAAACCCTCAAGCTCGTCAAATACGCCTACGAGGCCGAGGGCGAACGCACCCCATTGCCCCGGCTCAAGGAGCGGGCGTTGTTGCCGCCGGCCCTGCTGTTTGATGTCAGTGTGGTCAACGTCGACGCCAAGCTGCTGGCCAGCACCCGAGCGAACGAAACGGACCCCGTCAGAGATCGGGATGAACTGCGGACGTTGCGCAACAACGACACGTTGCTGATCAGCCGCCCGTGGAAGGATCCCCTGACCGAGGAATGGCGCTTGCGCTTCAGCCGGCGCCTCAACACGCCGGATGGCACGTTCTCGGGCATCGCCAGGGTCGAGGTCGATGCGGCCTATTTCGCCAGCAGCTATGACGCCTCGAAACTCGGTGAGCGGGGTGTGCTCGGACTGCTGGGCACCGATGGGATCTTCCGGGTGCGACGCACCGGGGAGTCGATCCAGGCCGGCGATACGGTCAACTATGAGGCGTTGGTACCGGATACCGAAGACATCCAGACATCGTTGTTGACCAACAGTTGGGACGGGGTGCGGCGTTATACCAGTGCACGCCAGCTCTATGACCTTCCCCTGGCAGTGATCGTCGGCTTATCCGAAGAAGAACAACTGGTGGTCGTGAACCGGCAAGCCCAGACCTATCTGCGGCGCGCAGCGGGTGTCAGCCTGTTGCTGGTGCTGCTCGCCGGCCTGTTGAGTCGAATGAGCTGGCAGCTTGCACAAAGCCGGCTGCAGGCCGCCGAAGCCAAGGTGGCCTATGCCGAGCGTGTCGAATACCTTGCCTATCACGACGCCCTCACGGCACTGCCCAATCGCAGCCTGTTCAGCAAATTGTTGATTCAGCACATCCACGAAGCCCATCGTTATCAGCGACAAATGGCCGTGCTGTTCCTCGACCTGGACCGCTTCAAGCAAATCAACGATACCCTCGGCCATGACGCCGGCGACCAGTTGCTGCAAGAAGTCGCGAACCGCCTCAAGGCCTGTCTGCGCGAGAGCGATATCGTTGCCCGATTGGGTGGTGACGAGTTTGTGGTGTTGCTGCCACAGTTGTCTGATGAAAAGTATGTGGCGGCCACCGCCCAGAAAATCCTCGCCGCGATTGCCCGCCCCTTCAATCTTCGAGGGAAAGAATTCCGGGTCACCGCCAGCATCGGTATCAGTCTTTTTTCCCGGGATGGCCAGGACGAACAGACCCTGAAGAAAAACGCCGATATCGCGATGTACCAGGCCAAGCAACAAGGTAAAAACACCTTCCAGTTCTATTCCGAAAAACTGAACGCGGAGTCATTGGAACGCCAGACGCTGGAATTCGGCTTGCGTCATGCACTGGAACGTAACGAGTTCCGGCTGCATTACCAGGCCAAGCGGGATATTCGCAGCGGCCAGATCACCGGCATGGAAGCCCTCCTGCGCTGGGAGCATCCTGACCTGGGGCTGGTGGCTCCCATGCAGTTCATTCCGGTTGCCGAAGAGACCGGCCTGATCGTTCCCATCGGCAAGTGGGTACTCAGGACTGCCTGCGAGCAAAACGTGGCCTGGCAACAACAGGGCCTGCCGCACCTGTGCATCGCCGTGAACCTGACGGCCCGCCAGTTTGTCGATGAACATCTCTTGAGCGACCTCGCGACGATACTGACCGACACCGGCATGGACGCCCGTCTGCTGGAGCTGGAGATCACCGAAAGCCTGCTCATGCAGGATGTCAGGAAGACCCTGCAGGTGTTGACCGGCCTCAAGGAACTGGATATCCGGATCGCCATCGATGACTTCGGTATTGGCTACTCCTCGCTCTCGGCACTCAAACAGTTCCCGCTCGACTCGATCAAGATCGATCGCTCGTTCATCCGTGACGTCACCAGCCAGGCAGAAGACAGAGCCTTGACCGAAGCCATCATCACCATGGGCAGGAGCCTCAGCCTGACCGTGGTTGCCCAGGGCGTGGAAACCAAGGAGCAAGCCGATTTCCTACGGGACAACGCCTGCGACGAATTCCAGGGGTTCTACTTCAACAAGCCGGTTCCTGCCGATCAGTTCAAGGTATTGCTGCAAGCACAGACGGTGCGTACCAACACGGACGTGTAG
- a CDS encoding sugar ABC transporter permease — translation MNQVKQLFTRYKMLALVIAVAIIWLFFSWQTDGGFLTPRNLSNLLRQMSITGILACGMVLVIISGEIDLSVGSLLGLLGGLAAILDVVYHIPLLANLSLVALCGLVIGLANGFMTAYLRIPSFIVGLGGMLAFRGVLLGITGGTTIAPVSPELVYVGQGYLPQTMGIALGILLFALTVFLTWKQRRNRALHGLSAHSLVRDVLRVVTIGAVLAGFVHTLNSYDGIPVPVLLLLILLGVFSYVTSQTVFGRRVYSVGSNMEATRLSGINVQAVKLWIFGIMGVMCALAGLVNTARLAAGSPSAGSMGELDAIAACFIGGTSMRGGSGTVYGALLGALVITSLDNGMSMLDVDSYWQMIVKGSILVLAVWVDVSTRVGRR, via the coding sequence ATGAATCAGGTCAAACAACTCTTCACCCGCTACAAAATGCTCGCGCTGGTGATCGCCGTGGCGATCATCTGGCTGTTCTTCAGCTGGCAGACCGACGGCGGTTTCCTGACCCCGCGCAACCTGTCCAACCTGCTGAGGCAGATGTCCATCACCGGGATCCTCGCCTGCGGCATGGTGCTGGTGATCATCAGCGGCGAAATCGATCTGTCGGTGGGCTCATTGCTCGGGTTGCTGGGTGGTCTGGCGGCGATTCTCGACGTGGTCTATCACATACCGCTGCTGGCCAACCTCAGCCTGGTGGCCCTGTGCGGCTTGGTCATCGGCCTGGCCAACGGCTTCATGACCGCCTACCTGCGCATCCCTTCGTTCATCGTGGGTCTGGGCGGCATGCTGGCGTTTCGCGGGGTTCTGCTGGGCATCACCGGCGGCACCACCATTGCCCCGGTGTCGCCGGAGCTGGTCTACGTCGGCCAGGGTTACCTGCCGCAAACCATGGGTATAGCGTTGGGCATACTGCTGTTCGCCCTCACCGTTTTCCTGACCTGGAAACAACGCCGCAACCGCGCCCTCCATGGCTTGTCGGCACATTCCCTGGTGCGTGACGTGTTGCGCGTGGTGACGATTGGCGCGGTGCTGGCCGGGTTCGTCCATACCCTCAACAGCTACGACGGCATTCCGGTTCCGGTACTGCTCCTGCTGATCCTGCTGGGGGTGTTCAGCTACGTCACCAGCCAAACCGTGTTCGGACGCCGCGTCTATTCGGTGGGCAGCAACATGGAAGCCACGCGCCTGTCTGGCATCAACGTACAGGCAGTGAAACTGTGGATCTTCGGCATCATGGGCGTAATGTGCGCCCTCGCCGGCCTGGTCAACACCGCACGCCTGGCCGCGGGCTCACCCTCGGCCGGCAGCATGGGCGAACTCGACGCCATCGCCGCCTGCTTCATCGGCGGCACCTCCATGCGCGGTGGCTCCGGCACCGTCTACGGAGCCCTCCTCGGCGCGCTGGTCATCACCAGCCTGGACAACGGCATGTCGATGCTCGACGTCGACAGTTACTGGCAGATGATCGTCAAGGGCAGCATCCTGGTGCTGGCGGTGTGGGTGGATGTGAGTACGCGGGTGGGGCGGCGTTGA
- the xylG gene encoding D-xylose ABC transporter ATP-binding protein, whose amino-acid sequence MSDYLLQMNGIVKTFDGVKALNGIDIKVRPGECVGLCGENGAGKSTLMKVLSAVYPHGTWDGEILWDGQPLKAQSISETEAAGIVIIHQELTLVPDLSVAENIFMGHELTLPGGRMNYPAMIHRAEALMRELKVPDMNVSLPVSQYGGGYQQLVEIAKALNKQARLLILDEPSSALTRSEIEVLLDIIRDLKAKGVACVYISHKLDEVAAVCDTISVIRDGKHIATTAMADMDIPRIITQMVGREMSNLYPTEPHDIGEVIFEARHITCYDVDNPRRKRVDDISFVLKRGEILGIAGLVGAGRTELVSALFGAYPGRHEGEVWLDGQAIDTRTPLKSIRAGLCMVPEDRKRQGIIPDLGVGQNITLAVLENFSKLTRIDAEAELCSIEKEISRIHLKTASPFLPITSLSGGNQQKAVLAKMLLTKPRVLILDEPTRGVDVGAKYEIYKLMGALAALGVSIIMVSSELAEVLGVSDRVLVIGEGQLRGDFVNHELTQEQVLAAALSHPDGHNNNDRKSA is encoded by the coding sequence ATGTCCGATTACCTGCTGCAAATGAACGGCATCGTCAAAACCTTCGACGGTGTCAAAGCCCTGAATGGCATCGACATCAAGGTCCGGCCGGGGGAATGCGTCGGCCTGTGTGGCGAGAACGGCGCCGGCAAATCGACCTTGATGAAAGTCCTTTCGGCGGTCTATCCCCATGGCACCTGGGACGGTGAAATCCTCTGGGACGGCCAGCCGCTCAAGGCGCAGTCCATCAGCGAAACCGAAGCCGCCGGGATCGTCATCATTCACCAGGAGCTGACGCTGGTACCCGACCTGTCGGTGGCCGAGAACATCTTCATGGGGCACGAGCTGACCCTGCCCGGCGGACGCATGAACTACCCGGCGATGATCCATCGCGCCGAAGCCTTGATGCGTGAGCTCAAGGTACCGGACATGAACGTCTCGCTCCCGGTATCGCAGTACGGCGGTGGCTACCAGCAACTGGTGGAGATCGCCAAGGCGCTGAACAAACAGGCGCGCCTGCTGATCCTCGACGAACCTTCATCGGCCCTGACCCGCTCGGAAATCGAGGTGCTGCTGGATATCATCCGTGACCTCAAGGCCAAGGGGGTTGCCTGCGTCTACATCTCCCACAAGCTCGATGAGGTGGCGGCGGTCTGCGACACCATCTCGGTGATCCGCGACGGCAAGCACATCGCGACCACCGCCATGGCCGACATGGACATCCCACGGATCATCACCCAGATGGTCGGGCGGGAAATGAGCAACCTCTACCCCACCGAACCCCATGACATCGGCGAGGTGATTTTCGAAGCGCGCCACATCACCTGTTACGACGTCGATAATCCCCGGCGCAAACGGGTTGACGATATCTCGTTCGTGCTCAAGCGTGGTGAAATCCTCGGCATCGCCGGGCTCGTCGGTGCCGGTCGCACGGAACTGGTGTCGGCGCTGTTCGGTGCCTACCCTGGCCGCCATGAAGGAGAAGTCTGGCTGGATGGCCAAGCGATCGACACCCGCACACCCCTCAAGTCGATCCGCGCCGGCCTGTGCATGGTCCCCGAGGACCGCAAGCGCCAAGGGATCATTCCAGACCTGGGCGTCGGCCAGAACATCACCCTCGCCGTGCTGGAGAATTTCTCGAAGCTGACCCGCATCGACGCCGAAGCCGAACTGTGCAGCATTGAAAAGGAAATCTCGCGCATACATCTGAAAACCGCGAGCCCGTTCCTGCCGATCACCAGCCTCTCCGGTGGTAACCAGCAAAAAGCCGTGCTGGCGAAAATGCTCCTGACCAAACCCCGCGTACTGATTCTCGATGAGCCGACCCGGGGCGTGGACGTCGGCGCCAAGTACGAGATCTACAAGCTGATGGGCGCACTGGCGGCCCTGGGTGTGTCGATCATCATGGTTTCCTCGGAGCTGGCCGAAGTGCTGGGGGTTTCCGACCGCGTGCTGGTGATCGGCGAAGGCCAGTTGCGCGGGGACTTCGTCAACCACGAACTCACCCAGGAACAAGTGCTCGCTGCTGCGCTCAGCCATCCCGATGGCCATAACAATAATGATCGGAAGTCCGCGTAG
- the xylF gene encoding D-xylose ABC transporter substrate-binding protein, which translates to MKNVKRTLLASALALLSLPVMADAAHPKIGFSIDDLRLERWSRDRDYFVAAAEKMDAKVFVQSADANEQKQISQIENLISRGVDVIVIVPFNATVLTNAVAEAKKAGIKVVSYDRLILNADIDAYISFDNEKVGEMQASGVLKAAPKGNYFLLGGAPTDNNAKVLREGQMKVLQPAIDKGDIKIVGQQWVKEWNPTEALSIVENALTRNNNKIDGIVASNDATAGGAIQALAAQKMAGKVPISGQDADLAAVKRVIDGTQTMTVYKPLKLIASEAAKLSVQLARNEKPSFSSQYDNGSKKVDTILLTPTPLTKDNIDLLEKDGFYTKAQIAGQ; encoded by the coding sequence ATGAAAAACGTAAAACGCACGTTACTCGCCAGCGCCCTGGCCCTGCTGTCGCTTCCGGTCATGGCCGATGCGGCGCACCCCAAAATCGGTTTCTCCATTGACGACCTGCGCCTGGAACGCTGGTCCCGGGACCGCGACTACTTCGTTGCGGCGGCGGAAAAAATGGACGCCAAGGTCTTCGTGCAATCAGCCGACGCCAACGAGCAGAAGCAGATTTCGCAGATCGAAAACCTCATCTCCCGTGGCGTCGACGTGATCGTCATCGTGCCGTTCAACGCCACTGTGTTGACCAACGCCGTCGCCGAAGCCAAGAAGGCCGGGATCAAGGTGGTCTCCTATGACCGGCTTATCCTGAACGCCGATATCGACGCCTACATTTCCTTCGATAACGAAAAGGTCGGCGAAATGCAGGCCAGCGGCGTGCTGAAAGCCGCGCCCAAGGGCAACTATTTCCTGCTCGGCGGCGCCCCCACCGACAACAACGCCAAGGTCCTGCGCGAAGGCCAGATGAAGGTGCTGCAACCGGCCATCGACAAGGGCGATATCAAGATCGTCGGCCAACAGTGGGTAAAGGAATGGAACCCTACCGAAGCCTTGAGCATTGTTGAAAACGCCCTGACGCGGAACAACAACAAGATCGACGGCATCGTCGCCTCCAACGACGCCACCGCAGGCGGCGCCATCCAGGCCCTGGCCGCGCAGAAAATGGCCGGCAAGGTGCCGATCTCGGGCCAGGACGCCGACCTGGCAGCGGTCAAGCGGGTGATCGATGGCACCCAGACCATGACCGTCTACAAGCCCCTGAAGCTGATCGCCTCCGAAGCCGCCAAGCTTTCGGTACAACTGGCGCGTAACGAGAAGCCGTCCTTCAGTTCGCAGTACGACAACGGCAGCAAGAAAGTCGACACCATCCTGCTCACCCCGACCCCGTTGACCAAGGACAACATCGACCTGCTGGAAAAAGACGGCTTCTATACCAAGGCGCAGATCGCCGGGCAGTAA
- the xylA gene encoding xylose isomerase, translating to MPYFPGVEKIRYEGPASDSPLAFRHYDADKLVLGKPMREHLRMAVCYWHTFVWPGSDVFGAGTFKRPWQHAGDPMELAIGKAEAAFEFFSKLGVDYYCFHDTDVAPEGSSLKEYRNHFALMTDHLERHQEQTGIKLLWGTANCFSNPRFAAGAATNPDPEVFACAAAQVFSAMNATLRLKGANYVLWGGREGYETLLNTDLKREREQLGRFMGMVVEHKHKIGFKGDLLIEPKPQEPTKHQYDYDSATVFGFLQQFGLENEIKVNIEANHATLAGHSFHHEIATATSLGIFGSIDANRGDPQNGWDTDQFPNSVEEMTLATYEILKAGGFTNGGFNFDAKVRRQSVDELDLFHGHVAAMDVLALALERAAAMVQNDRLQHFKDQRYAGWQQPFGQAVLTGKFSLASLAEHAFVNELNPQAVSGRQEMLEGVVNRFIYP from the coding sequence ATGCCGTACTTTCCCGGTGTCGAGAAGATTCGCTACGAAGGCCCCGCCAGCGATTCGCCCCTCGCCTTCCGTCACTATGACGCTGACAAGCTCGTCCTCGGCAAACCCATGCGCGAGCACCTGCGGATGGCGGTGTGCTACTGGCACACGTTCGTCTGGCCGGGGTCCGATGTGTTCGGCGCCGGCACGTTCAAGCGCCCCTGGCAACACGCCGGGGACCCGATGGAACTGGCCATCGGCAAGGCCGAAGCGGCCTTCGAGTTCTTCTCCAAGCTGGGCGTCGACTACTACTGCTTCCACGATACCGATGTTGCCCCGGAAGGCAGCTCGCTGAAGGAATACCGTAACCACTTCGCGTTGATGACCGATCACCTGGAACGCCACCAGGAACAGACCGGGATCAAGCTGCTGTGGGGCACCGCCAACTGCTTCAGCAACCCGCGCTTCGCCGCCGGCGCCGCCACCAACCCGGACCCGGAAGTCTTCGCCTGCGCCGCCGCCCAGGTGTTCAGTGCCATGAATGCCACCCTGCGCCTCAAGGGGGCCAACTACGTCTTGTGGGGCGGTCGTGAAGGTTACGAAACCCTGCTCAATACCGACCTGAAGCGCGAGCGCGAGCAACTGGGCCGCTTCATGGGCATGGTGGTCGAGCACAAGCACAAGATCGGCTTCAAGGGCGACCTGCTGATCGAACCCAAGCCCCAGGAGCCGACCAAGCATCAATACGATTACGACAGCGCCACGGTCTTCGGCTTCCTGCAGCAATTCGGCCTGGAAAACGAAATCAAGGTCAACATCGAGGCCAACCACGCGACCCTGGCCGGGCACAGTTTCCACCACGAGATCGCCACGGCGACCTCGTTGGGAATCTTCGGCAGCATCGACGCCAACCGTGGTGATCCGCAGAACGGCTGGGACACCGACCAGTTCCCTAACAGCGTCGAGGAAATGACCCTCGCCACTTACGAAATCCTCAAGGCCGGCGGTTTCACGAATGGCGGGTTCAACTTTGACGCCAAGGTCCGTCGCCAGAGCGTGGACGAGCTCGATCTGTTCCACGGCCATGTCGCAGCGATGGACGTCCTGGCCCTGGCCCTGGAGCGCGCAGCGGCCATGGTGCAGAACGACCGACTCCAGCATTTCAAGGATCAACGCTACGCCGGCTGGCAGCAGCCGTTCGGCCAGGCGGTGCTGACGGGCAAGTTCAGCCTCGCCTCGCTGGCCGAGCATGCCTTCGTCAACGAGCTCAATCCCCAGGCGGTCAGCGGCCGGCAGGAGATGCTCGAAGGCGTCGTCAACCGGTTCATCTATCCCTGA
- a CDS encoding XylR family transcriptional regulator yields MKTVPPVHRIALLFNGSKIYDRGIISGIGNYLSSTRASWDLFLEEDFLCRLKGIERWQGDGIIADFDDPLIGEALAGIRLPVVAVGGSYQDGRAYPKGIPYVATDNFALMKLAYEHLIEAGLTRFACFSLPEAQANRWAQEREKAFRSLVHRDGLPAEVYRGMGTSAPLWDSAVEQQIAWLQSLPKPIGIIAVSDARARQLLQACLTAGIAVPEQVALIGIDNDPLTRSLTRVPLSSVIQGTETMGRTAARLLHQMLHGMPSTGTQILIPPDAINVQASSLHQPLGNPYVMQALLFIRQYACQGIKTAQVAGYVGVSRSSLETHFRKERGCSVHDEILRFRLAAAASGLERTDLAIADIARNCGFKSAQYLHTVFRREFGCTPRQYQQEERDHPPENAL; encoded by the coding sequence ATGAAAACCGTCCCCCCCGTCCACCGCATTGCGTTGTTGTTCAACGGTAGCAAGATCTATGACCGCGGCATCATCAGCGGCATCGGTAACTACCTGAGCAGCACCCGTGCGTCCTGGGACCTCTTCCTCGAGGAGGATTTCCTGTGCCGGCTGAAGGGGATCGAACGTTGGCAGGGTGACGGGATCATCGCCGACTTCGACGACCCGCTGATTGGCGAGGCGTTGGCCGGGATCCGCTTGCCGGTGGTGGCGGTGGGCGGCTCCTACCAGGACGGGCGCGCCTATCCCAAGGGCATTCCTTATGTCGCCACCGACAATTTCGCGCTGATGAAATTGGCCTACGAGCACTTGATCGAAGCCGGCCTCACGCGCTTCGCCTGCTTCAGCCTGCCCGAAGCACAGGCCAATCGCTGGGCTCAGGAGCGGGAGAAAGCCTTCCGCTCCCTCGTGCACCGCGATGGCCTGCCGGCCGAGGTCTATCGCGGCATGGGCACCAGCGCGCCACTTTGGGACAGCGCCGTCGAACAGCAGATCGCCTGGCTGCAAAGCCTGCCCAAACCCATCGGCATCATCGCCGTCAGCGATGCCCGTGCCCGCCAACTGCTGCAAGCCTGCCTGACCGCCGGCATCGCCGTACCGGAGCAAGTGGCGCTGATCGGTATCGATAACGACCCACTGACCCGCAGCCTGACCCGGGTGCCCCTGAGTTCGGTGATCCAAGGCACCGAAACCATGGGCCGCACCGCCGCGCGCCTGCTCCACCAGATGCTGCACGGCATGCCGTCCACAGGTACGCAGATACTGATACCTCCCGACGCGATCAACGTGCAGGCCTCGAGCCTGCATCAACCGTTGGGTAATCCCTACGTCATGCAGGCGCTGCTATTCATCCGCCAATACGCTTGCCAGGGCATCAAGACCGCGCAGGTGGCGGGATACGTAGGGGTATCGCGGTCATCGCTGGAAACGCATTTTCGCAAGGAGCGGGGGTGCAGCGTGCATGACGAGATCCTGCGGTTCAGGTTGGCCGCGGCTGCCAGTGGGTTGGAGAGGACGGATTTGGCGATCGCAGACATTGCCCGCAATTGCGGGTTCAAGTCGGCGCAATATCTGCACACAGTATTTCGTCGGGAGTTTGGGTGCACGCCAAGGCAGTATCAGCAGGAGGAGCGCGACCATCCTCCGGAGAACGCCCTCTGA
- a CDS encoding type II toxin-antitoxin system HigB family toxin has translation MDILKPSCFDAAAILYPNDKAGLDRCRRILKMARPTALADLQKLFGTQGIDLFKPRATANWVVIDVGGNNLRVIGGVHYIRQKFYVKHIYTHADYDVANVWYASNKGVKR, from the coding sequence ATGGATATACTCAAGCCATCATGTTTTGACGCCGCCGCCATTTTGTACCCGAACGATAAGGCCGGGCTCGATCGCTGCCGGCGCATCTTGAAGATGGCCCGTCCGACAGCACTCGCAGATCTCCAGAAACTGTTCGGTACTCAAGGTATCGACCTGTTCAAGCCGAGAGCCACGGCGAATTGGGTCGTGATTGACGTAGGGGGCAACAATCTCAGAGTGATAGGAGGTGTCCACTACATCCGACAGAAATTCTACGTCAAGCACATCTACACACATGCCGATTACGACGTAGCCAACGTCTGGTATGCAAGCAACAAAGGAGTAAAACGATGA
- a CDS encoding type II toxin-antitoxin system HigA family antitoxin yields the protein MSAVRNDFQTVIATLGELHAVLERLRGEFVHGIKTPADYERATDLLDELTDGRELSKVEEKILVELEDEILAYQRDSDQFRESTAAFEATCTPVQLIRDLMETLGLTGSDLPEIGDKTAVSKVLSGDRPISHKMAYALAQRFAMEPGAFLSSAPVKATSIETARPAARKPAKYSVRNEPLIAHLATEAGTGEYKVAASRKRKPTAKDPAKE from the coding sequence ATGAGCGCAGTCAGGAATGACTTTCAGACCGTGATCGCAACGCTTGGCGAGCTACACGCGGTGCTGGAGCGTCTGCGCGGTGAGTTCGTGCATGGCATCAAGACGCCCGCCGACTATGAGCGTGCGACCGATCTGCTGGACGAGCTCACCGACGGGCGTGAGCTGAGCAAGGTCGAGGAGAAAATCCTCGTCGAGCTCGAAGACGAAATACTGGCCTACCAGCGCGACTCCGACCAGTTTCGCGAATCCACCGCCGCGTTTGAAGCGACATGCACCCCGGTGCAATTGATCAGGGACCTGATGGAGACGCTTGGGCTCACGGGCTCGGACCTCCCCGAAATTGGCGACAAGACGGCGGTATCCAAGGTGTTGAGTGGGGATCGGCCCATCAGCCACAAGATGGCGTATGCGTTGGCACAGCGGTTTGCGATGGAACCGGGTGCTTTCCTGTCGTCAGCCCCCGTCAAGGCGACCTCCATTGAAACCGCTCGCCCTGCGGCCAGGAAGCCTGCGAAGTACAGCGTTCGCAACGAGCCACTGATCGCACACCTGGCGACAGAGGCCGGTACCGGTGAATACAAGGTGGCGGCTTCCAGGAAGCGCAAACCGACAGCCAAGGATCCCGCCAAGGAATAG